The Apodemus sylvaticus chromosome 22, mApoSyl1.1, whole genome shotgun sequence genome includes a region encoding these proteins:
- the Kmt5a gene encoding N-lysine methyltransferase KMT5A isoform X2 encodes MARGRKMCKPRAVEAAAAAVAATAPGPEMVERRGPGRPRSDGENVFAGQSKIYAYMSPNKCSGMRSPLQEENSVAHHEVKCPGKPLAGIYRKREEKRNAGNVIRNAGKSEEQRSKDTRRGPLAPFPNQKSEAAEPPKTPPPSCDSPNVAVAKQALKKPLKGKQAPRKKSQGKTQQNRKLTDFYPVRRSSRKSKAELQSEERKKIDELIESGKEEGMKIDLIDGKGRGVIATKQFSRGDFVVEYHGDLIEITDAKKREALYAQDPSTGCYMYYFQYLSKTYCVDATQETNRLGRLINHSKCGNCQTKLHDIDGVPHLILIASRDIAAGEELLYDYGDRSKASIEAYPWLKH; translated from the exons GCAGGAAGATGTGCAAGCCCCGCGCGGTggaggcggcggcagcggcggtggcggcgaCGGCCCCGGGCCCGGAGATGGTGGAGCGGAGGGGCCCGGGGAGGCCCCGCAGCGACGGG GAGAACGTGTTTGCTGGGCAGTCAAAGATCTATGCCTACATGAGTCCGAACAAATGCTCTGGAATGCGCTCTCCACTTCAGGAAGAGAACTCGGTTGCACATCACGAGGTCAAATGCCCAGGGAAACCATTAGCTGGAATCTACAGGAAGCGAGAAG AGAAAAGAAACGCCGGGAACGTTATCCGAAATGCCGGGAAGTCAGAGGAACAGAGGAGCAAAGATACCAGGAGGGGTCCCCTGGCGCCTTTTCCAAACCAAAAATCTGAAGCAGCAGAACCTCCAAAAACTCCACCCCCGTCATGTGATTCTCCCAATGTAGCGGTCGCTAAGCAAGCCTTGAAAAAGCCCCTGAAGGGCAAGCAGGCCCCTCGGAAAAA GTCTCAGGGGAAAACCCAGCAGAACAGAAAACTCACAGATTTCTACCCTGTGCGAAGGAGCTCCCGGAAGAGCAAAGCGGAGCTGCAG tctgaagaaaggaagaaaatagacGAGTTGATTGAGagtgggaaggaagaaggcatGAAG ATTGATCTAATTGATGGCAAAGGCAGGGGTGTGATTGCTACCAAGCAGTTCTCTCGGGGAGACTTTGTGGTAGAATACCATGGAGACCTCATTGAAATCACCGATGCCAAGAAGCGGGAGGCCCTGTACGCACAGGACCCCTCCACGGGCTGCTACATGTATTATTTCCAGTATCTGAGCAAAACCTACTG CGTGGATGCCACTCAAGAAACGAATCGCCTGGGGAGACTCATCAATCACAGTAAGTGTGGGAACTGCCAGACCAAACTGCATGACATCGACGGCGTGCCTCACCTCATCCTCATCGCCTCCCGAGACATCGCAGCTGGGGAGGAGCTCCTGTACGACTATGGGGACCGAAGCAAGGCCTCCATCGAGGCCTACCCCTGGCTGAAGCACTAA
- the Kmt5a gene encoding N-lysine methyltransferase KMT5A isoform X3: protein MCKPRAVEAAAAAVAATAPGPEMVERRGPGRPRSDGENVFAGQSKIYAYMSPNKCSGMRSPLQEENSVAHHEVKCPGKPLAGIYRKREEKRNAGNVIRNAGKSEEQRSKDTRRGPLAPFPNQKSEAAEPPKTPPPSCDSPNVAVAKQALKKPLKGKQAPRKKSQGKTQQNRKLTDFYPVRRSSRKSKAELQSEERKKIDELIESGKEEGMKIDLIDGKGRGVIATKQFSRGDFVVEYHGDLIEITDAKKREALYAQDPSTGCYMYYFQYLSKTYCVDATQETNRLGRLINHSKCGNCQTKLHDIDGVPHLILIASRDIAAGEELLYDYGDRSKASIEAYPWLKH, encoded by the exons ATGTGCAAGCCCCGCGCGGTggaggcggcggcagcggcggtggcggcgaCGGCCCCGGGCCCGGAGATGGTGGAGCGGAGGGGCCCGGGGAGGCCCCGCAGCGACGGG GAGAACGTGTTTGCTGGGCAGTCAAAGATCTATGCCTACATGAGTCCGAACAAATGCTCTGGAATGCGCTCTCCACTTCAGGAAGAGAACTCGGTTGCACATCACGAGGTCAAATGCCCAGGGAAACCATTAGCTGGAATCTACAGGAAGCGAGAAG AGAAAAGAAACGCCGGGAACGTTATCCGAAATGCCGGGAAGTCAGAGGAACAGAGGAGCAAAGATACCAGGAGGGGTCCCCTGGCGCCTTTTCCAAACCAAAAATCTGAAGCAGCAGAACCTCCAAAAACTCCACCCCCGTCATGTGATTCTCCCAATGTAGCGGTCGCTAAGCAAGCCTTGAAAAAGCCCCTGAAGGGCAAGCAGGCCCCTCGGAAAAA GTCTCAGGGGAAAACCCAGCAGAACAGAAAACTCACAGATTTCTACCCTGTGCGAAGGAGCTCCCGGAAGAGCAAAGCGGAGCTGCAG tctgaagaaaggaagaaaatagacGAGTTGATTGAGagtgggaaggaagaaggcatGAAG ATTGATCTAATTGATGGCAAAGGCAGGGGTGTGATTGCTACCAAGCAGTTCTCTCGGGGAGACTTTGTGGTAGAATACCATGGAGACCTCATTGAAATCACCGATGCCAAGAAGCGGGAGGCCCTGTACGCACAGGACCCCTCCACGGGCTGCTACATGTATTATTTCCAGTATCTGAGCAAAACCTACTG CGTGGATGCCACTCAAGAAACGAATCGCCTGGGGAGACTCATCAATCACAGTAAGTGTGGGAACTGCCAGACCAAACTGCATGACATCGACGGCGTGCCTCACCTCATCCTCATCGCCTCCCGAGACATCGCAGCTGGGGAGGAGCTCCTGTACGACTATGGGGACCGAAGCAAGGCCTCCATCGAGGCCTACCCCTGGCTGAAGCACTAA
- the Kmt5a gene encoding N-lysine methyltransferase KMT5A isoform X1 encodes MGEAGAVGRRRPFPGAPRRRWWRRQQQQQRRRQRWWPGRGEGEGAGRAAMGLAGLQENVFAGQSKIYAYMSPNKCSGMRSPLQEENSVAHHEVKCPGKPLAGIYRKREEKRNAGNVIRNAGKSEEQRSKDTRRGPLAPFPNQKSEAAEPPKTPPPSCDSPNVAVAKQALKKPLKGKQAPRKKSQGKTQQNRKLTDFYPVRRSSRKSKAELQSEERKKIDELIESGKEEGMKIDLIDGKGRGVIATKQFSRGDFVVEYHGDLIEITDAKKREALYAQDPSTGCYMYYFQYLSKTYCVDATQETNRLGRLINHSKCGNCQTKLHDIDGVPHLILIASRDIAAGEELLYDYGDRSKASIEAYPWLKH; translated from the exons ATGGGCGAAGCGGGCGCCGTGGGGCGCCGCCGGCCCTTTCCGGGAGCGCCGCGGCGGCGctggtggcggcggcagcagcagcagcagcggcggcggcagcgctGGTGGCCGGGCCGCGGCGAGGGCGAGGGTGCCGGCCGCGCCGCCATGGGCCTAGCCGGGCTGCAG GAGAACGTGTTTGCTGGGCAGTCAAAGATCTATGCCTACATGAGTCCGAACAAATGCTCTGGAATGCGCTCTCCACTTCAGGAAGAGAACTCGGTTGCACATCACGAGGTCAAATGCCCAGGGAAACCATTAGCTGGAATCTACAGGAAGCGAGAAG AGAAAAGAAACGCCGGGAACGTTATCCGAAATGCCGGGAAGTCAGAGGAACAGAGGAGCAAAGATACCAGGAGGGGTCCCCTGGCGCCTTTTCCAAACCAAAAATCTGAAGCAGCAGAACCTCCAAAAACTCCACCCCCGTCATGTGATTCTCCCAATGTAGCGGTCGCTAAGCAAGCCTTGAAAAAGCCCCTGAAGGGCAAGCAGGCCCCTCGGAAAAA GTCTCAGGGGAAAACCCAGCAGAACAGAAAACTCACAGATTTCTACCCTGTGCGAAGGAGCTCCCGGAAGAGCAAAGCGGAGCTGCAG tctgaagaaaggaagaaaatagacGAGTTGATTGAGagtgggaaggaagaaggcatGAAG ATTGATCTAATTGATGGCAAAGGCAGGGGTGTGATTGCTACCAAGCAGTTCTCTCGGGGAGACTTTGTGGTAGAATACCATGGAGACCTCATTGAAATCACCGATGCCAAGAAGCGGGAGGCCCTGTACGCACAGGACCCCTCCACGGGCTGCTACATGTATTATTTCCAGTATCTGAGCAAAACCTACTG CGTGGATGCCACTCAAGAAACGAATCGCCTGGGGAGACTCATCAATCACAGTAAGTGTGGGAACTGCCAGACCAAACTGCATGACATCGACGGCGTGCCTCACCTCATCCTCATCGCCTCCCGAGACATCGCAGCTGGGGAGGAGCTCCTGTACGACTATGGGGACCGAAGCAAGGCCTCCATCGAGGCCTACCCCTGGCTGAAGCACTAA
- the Kmt5a gene encoding N-lysine methyltransferase KMT5A isoform X4 has protein sequence MSPNKCSGMRSPLQEENSVAHHEVKCPGKPLAGIYRKREEKRNAGNVIRNAGKSEEQRSKDTRRGPLAPFPNQKSEAAEPPKTPPPSCDSPNVAVAKQALKKPLKGKQAPRKKSQGKTQQNRKLTDFYPVRRSSRKSKAELQSEERKKIDELIESGKEEGMKIDLIDGKGRGVIATKQFSRGDFVVEYHGDLIEITDAKKREALYAQDPSTGCYMYYFQYLSKTYCVDATQETNRLGRLINHSKCGNCQTKLHDIDGVPHLILIASRDIAAGEELLYDYGDRSKASIEAYPWLKH, from the exons ATGAGTCCGAACAAATGCTCTGGAATGCGCTCTCCACTTCAGGAAGAGAACTCGGTTGCACATCACGAGGTCAAATGCCCAGGGAAACCATTAGCTGGAATCTACAGGAAGCGAGAAG AGAAAAGAAACGCCGGGAACGTTATCCGAAATGCCGGGAAGTCAGAGGAACAGAGGAGCAAAGATACCAGGAGGGGTCCCCTGGCGCCTTTTCCAAACCAAAAATCTGAAGCAGCAGAACCTCCAAAAACTCCACCCCCGTCATGTGATTCTCCCAATGTAGCGGTCGCTAAGCAAGCCTTGAAAAAGCCCCTGAAGGGCAAGCAGGCCCCTCGGAAAAA GTCTCAGGGGAAAACCCAGCAGAACAGAAAACTCACAGATTTCTACCCTGTGCGAAGGAGCTCCCGGAAGAGCAAAGCGGAGCTGCAG tctgaagaaaggaagaaaatagacGAGTTGATTGAGagtgggaaggaagaaggcatGAAG ATTGATCTAATTGATGGCAAAGGCAGGGGTGTGATTGCTACCAAGCAGTTCTCTCGGGGAGACTTTGTGGTAGAATACCATGGAGACCTCATTGAAATCACCGATGCCAAGAAGCGGGAGGCCCTGTACGCACAGGACCCCTCCACGGGCTGCTACATGTATTATTTCCAGTATCTGAGCAAAACCTACTG CGTGGATGCCACTCAAGAAACGAATCGCCTGGGGAGACTCATCAATCACAGTAAGTGTGGGAACTGCCAGACCAAACTGCATGACATCGACGGCGTGCCTCACCTCATCCTCATCGCCTCCCGAGACATCGCAGCTGGGGAGGAGCTCCTGTACGACTATGGGGACCGAAGCAAGGCCTCCATCGAGGCCTACCCCTGGCTGAAGCACTAA